A window of Punica granatum isolate Tunisia-2019 chromosome 8, ASM765513v2, whole genome shotgun sequence genomic DNA:
attcgaacttatcggaaatttccgtggcgttcatcgtCGACTTATCAAATGACTTTCCACCATCGTTTGTGGCATCTTTCTATACCGAGATTTTTATTTCGCAATAAACAACAgattgaggtcagttataccaaggttcttgtttatgttgtaaacaatGGGTCGAAGGTTTGTCAATCAATTCTGATCATAGAACGATCTTGGGATCCTttttgttgtcgggtcttgtCATTCTTGgtgggaatcgcatcatttggtatcaaagcacCAGGCTCCAAATtaggtttatcctatccttttcgTTTCAATTTGCCGAATTTCATTCCATTTGGTTTGGCCTTTGTGGATTGTTAgtagcaaaaaataaataaaaaaataacaaatttcggccaaaaaaaatagagctgaagaaaaaaacaagatcaaaagaaaagaaagaacttgttatttccctttctttttttatctaCATTGATTATGTTCCCAGAATTACATAATATCCTTTCTTGCATATTTCCTTCCCTCCATATCTTTCCATCCATATAACATTCTAATATATTTCATTCCTTATAGTAGTTGCTTTctctcttgtttcctttcttccttaaatttccattgaccattaattttccttaataagtttttggtgaattgctgctggaaattttggagaattgtttgtttattttcaaaagaaCTGAAAAAGAATTATCGAGTGGAAAAATGCAAGAGTTGTGAgaacattagagggttaaaaagCCACATATgtttttgagtgaaaacacgagtgtaaagtgattcacattcttgagtgtaaacacgtaagggagtgaattgtgatgtcctttctttctaactttgtTTTACAGTAACTATGTCTCGCAACTGTGCTAAGAGTATTGCCGAAGTTGCGACGAAATATTTAGCCCTTGATTCATTGGCATTGGTGGCAAAGAGAGCATTGAGTTTGCAAATGAAAGGAATTGAGgaagtgcagcgggagaacataTTTCATACTAAGTGCTACATTAAAGACAAGTTATGTAATGTGATTATTaatggtggtagttgtactaatcaaggttttcagaatcgcaattctacctagaatcggtcaAGAGTCGTaaaatcgtgaatcgtaagattctatctgtaattaaaaaaaatagcatgcatacatatatatatatatatatatgtagcatactttcttgagcaaaaaaaatcaatccttattcattcaaataaaaaccACAAACtaacaaatcaacaataagtcataaaatgaaaaaaacacaaaatatcgttacaaattatcgaaattcaaGGTCCAAAATTCCAAATCATAACTCAAACTCccgaaataaaaagttaacaacataactcataacTCATAACATAAAATGAACAAGCAGTTCAAATCTCATCCAAatattcatcatcatcatacaaAATATCAAACTCATCTTCTTCATAAAGCTCCAAGTCATCAATTGTGCCATGCTCTTGTGTGCGCATATTTTTTGCATGTTCAGCGCCAATTTGAATACCTCCACTTtcttcatcaccatcatccCCACGACCAAGAGAACGCAAGTTAAAATTATGGCTTAAAGTTGCGATATTCTCTGTCTCATTTTCGACAATCCATTCATCATCGGAAGAAATGTCCTCCACTTGAAGATCAACTTGCTTCCTGATCTTCTTATCTTTCAACTTCAAATTATACATCACAAATACTAAATCATTCATCTTCTTTTGATGCAAccgatttcttttctttgtgtGTACCTAAGCAAAACAAAATAGTTAGtagatatattaaaatgaattatgATAAGGTAACGGAATCCATATTCATAAAATACCATTTCAAAAGCACTCCAATTACGCTCACATCCCGAAAAGCTACAAGTCAAACTCAATATCCTTATACTAAATCTTTGCAACTCTGGGGTATCGGAACCATATGATTCCCACTAATCTGCTAGTGTCTTCTTGAATCTCAGACTTTGCAAATGAGAATCCAAAGAGCCATCTTTCATGTTTGAATTCCTCTAGCTGCAAATCAACCTTATCCCTCTCTTAATCATCCAGCATCCAATCCATAACTTTATATAATTCAGGCATAACTTTTCTATTAGCtctaaatttagaaaaaaaatgcaactgGGGATTCAGGTAATAAGCAGCAGCATGTAGAGGCTTATGAAGTTGAACCTCTCATCTCTCATCAATAACCTTCCAAATAGGATCATAACTAAAAGCATGAAACAAGCCATTATTAGATACttacaaatttcaaatataatgaTGAATAATAAGTAAGTAAAGACTAAGCATATAGCagtttataaataattttacctcTTCCGATCATCCTTGAAGTTTGTTTTGATCTTCTGCTTAGCTTTCTCCATCTCACTATAAATAAAGCCCATCGCAGGCTTTTCATCCGAATCCACCATGCGAAGGACCTTAATGAGAGGATATGTAGCCTTCAAATATGTATTAACATTACTCCAAACTTTGTTATCCATAATAACACGTTCTGCATACTTTCCACCTTCTAACTTCGCAAATCGACTCACTTTCCATTGCTTGGATGCAAACATAGTCCTTAGAGCATTTCTATTGTCGAAAAGGCATCCCAAAGTCAAATAAGCAGTGGCAAAGCGAGTCATAGCCGGTTTAATCAAATCTTTGCCCTTGGTGAAATACTTCAGCATCGTGATGAGGAGTGTTCTCGAGTAAATGAAAGTTGTAATCTTCCTACCCTTCATTATCATCAGCTCATGTACCttaatcttcttctccaaatCTTTTAACATAAGATCTATGCAATGAGCTACACAAGAAGTCCAAAATAACTTATTTCGTTTCTCCATTAACATCTCACATGCCGCATTGTAATTGACAGCATTATCCGTGACAATTTGAACTACGTTCTCTTCCCCAACTTGCTCCACTATATCATCTATCATCTCAAATACTTTCACTGCAGTCTTGGAGATGTCTGATGTGTCATTGGAAGTCAAAAAAATTGTTCCCTTAGGGCTATTCACTAGGAAATTGCATATGGATCTCTTCTTCTTATCAGTCCAACCATCTAACATTATAGAACTCATCGACTTTCTCCACATAACTTTATGCTCCTCAAGCAATGACATAGTATTATCAACCTcttttctcaaatatttattaCTAATCTCATGATAAGACGGCGGTTTCAATCCAATACCATACTTCCCAATCAAATGACACATCTTCTCAAACTCAGGATTCTTGACACAATTAAATGGTATTGCACTTGTATAGAAAAAACGAGCAATTTGCATGCAAACATCCTCTCTCAAATCTTTCTTCATCATCTGATTAATTGTTAGTTGTTTTTGCTTACTTTGAATGTCCAAACTTCTCTTATTAAAGAAACtagaaattttaattgtttCATTTCCCTTTCCCTTTGTATCAAccccttcatcttcatcatcattatcaaCATCTACAACATCATCACCTTCTAAACCACAACTACTAGCTTGTTTTTTCTTTGCTGAAAGATCCTCTAAACGCATAGAAATAGTGCACATATTATTCTTAACATCATTAGGAACAACTGGACAAGGTGTCACGTTAATCTTGGTACATCCCAAGTGATGCTTCAACCTATAGGGACCTCCAGAAACTATCTTGTCACAATATTTACATTTAATCTTCAGCCTCTCTCCTAGAACTTCATAATCGTGTGCCCATGCTGGATCATCTCTAACTCCAGTTGCATTTTTCCAAGATTTGGCTACTGCCCTGGTATTACGACCCGATACACTCCCAAATCTACTTGCAGAAGCCATCTCTCTTCAACCCAAACTCAATAATCACTCACTCAACAAATCTAACATAAACTCAATAGGAAATTACATCAGAATGCGGGAAAAAAATTAGCACAATTTCAGTACAATTACATCAGCAATTCCATCAGCATTATTAGATACAACGCAATTTCATCAGCACAATTAGCCCAATTTCATCAGCACAATTACATAGAACACAACAATAATTTTCATCAGAGGGTAGAATTTTCATCAGTAGTTCAGCACAATTTTGGTCTTCCGAATTTGATACAAGTTCACCTGTTAAGTGTTACCAAATTGATTTAGAAATCAATTTGGTCTTCCGACCAAGAAAGTGCAGCACGAGTTAAAGTGTATTTGTCTTTCTCTGgttctctctttctttgtgCCTTCCTGTCTTACTTTATCCCTCACGCTACAACTTCAAGACCAAACCTTTGAAAGACTAACCAGTTTTTTGGGCAAGAGATCTCTGAAGGCTAGCTTTGCTATGCTATGTCACAGGCGAGCAGAATTCACACACggtttatttaattttgcaaGAATAATGAGAGCTGGACCACCTTGCCGAGGAGAATCTCGTTGGTCTGAGGAGGCCGTAGACTGTCGGGTGGATCGAGCCGTCGAGGAAGGTGATGTCGCTGGGCTTTGAGTCGGTGATGGCA
This region includes:
- the LOC116188771 gene encoding uncharacterized protein LOC116188771 → MASASRFGSVSGRNTRAVAKSWKNATGVRDDPAWAHDYEVLGERLKIKCKYCDKIVSGGPYRLKHHLGCTKINVTPCPVVPNDVKNNMCTISMRLEDLSAKKKQASSCGLEGDDVVDVDNDDEDEGVDTKGKGNETIKISSFFNKRSLDIQSKQKQLTINQMMKKDLREDVCMQIARFFYTSAIPFNCVKNPEFEKMCHLIGKYGIGLKPPSYHEISNKYLRKEVDNTMSLLEEHKVMWRKSMSSIMLDGWTDKKKRSICNFLVNSPKGTIFLTSNDTSDISKTAVKVFEMIDDIVEQVGEENVVQIVTDNAVNYNAACEMLMEKRNKLFWTSCVAHCIDLMLKDLEKKIKVHELMIMKGRKITTFIYSRTLLITMLKYFTKGKDLIKPAMTRFATAYLTLGCLFDNRNALRTMFASKQWKVSRFAKLEGGKYAERVIMDNKVWSNVNTYLKATYPLIKVLRMVDSDEKPAMGFIYSEMEKAKQKIKTNFKDDRKSYDPIWKLKDKKIRKQVDLQVEDISSDDEWIVENETENIATLSHNFNLRSLGRGDDGDEESGGIQIGAEHAKNMRTQEHGTIDDLELYEEDEFDILYDDDEYLDEI